A stretch of Arachis hypogaea cultivar Tifrunner chromosome 15, arahy.Tifrunner.gnm2.J5K5, whole genome shotgun sequence DNA encodes these proteins:
- the LOC112747549 gene encoding phytochrome-interacting ankyrin-repeat protein 1-like, protein MLEAQPVLFRRSPSRRRMMRPGVGTDDRGWTSLHVCARKGDLKLVKKLLDEGMDVNVTAWGPKSQGVTPLHLAAEGGHLGVMDELLERGADIDARTKGACGWTPLHIAAKERRRDAVKFLVENGAFLPPDMNDSRFNPPLHYCPGLEWAYEELKRLRCEDLSSGETSYSSEN, encoded by the exons ATGCTGGAGGCGCAGCCAGTGTTGTTCAGGAGAAGCCCGTCGAGGAGGCGCATGATGAGGCCTGGCGTTGGTACCGACGATAGAGGTTGGACTTCTCTTCATGTTTGCGCCCGCAAAGGTGATCTCAAACTG GTAAAAAAACTTCTTGATGAAGGAATGGATGTCAATGTGACTGCATGGGGCCCTAAATCACAAGGCGTGACCCCTCTTCACCTTGCTGCTGAAGGTGGCCACCTTGGAGTGATGGATGAACTGCTGGAACGTGGTGCTGACATTGATGCTAGAACAAAGGGTGCTTGTGGCT GGACACCACTCCATATTGCTGCCAAAGAAAGGAGGAGGGATGCCGTGAAATTCTTGGTTGAGAACGGAGCTTTCTTGCCACCTGATATGAACGACAGCAGATTCAATCCCCCGCTTCATTACTGCCCTGGACTTGAATGGGCCTACGAGGAGTTGAAGCGACTTCGATGTGAGGACTTGTCATCGGGGGAGACATCTTACAGTTCTGAAAACTAA
- the LOC112747550 gene encoding peptidyl-prolyl cis-trans isomerase FKBP18, chloroplastic-like, with protein MCGMQMASISIWSCSCSYNGWRCSVDDGGARQVAVTVSASGSYSHQQITRRSMAVLISSLPFMTSVLLSDSPALARERRNKKNIPLDQYITTQDGLKYYDLVEGKGPVAEKGSTVQVHFDCLYRGITAVSSRESKLLAGNRIIAQPYEFKVGAPPGKERKREFVDNPNGLFSAQAAPKPPPAMYTIVEGMRVGGKRTVIVPAESGYGQRGMNEIPPGATFELNVELLQIVDT; from the exons ATGTGTGGAATGCAAATGGCATCCATTTCCATTTGGAGTTGCAGTTGCAGTTACAATGGATGGAGGTGTAGCGTCGATGATGGAGGTGCGAGACAGGTGGCAGTGACGGTTTCAGCTTCAGGATCTTATTCTCATCAACAGATTACGAGAAGGTCCATGGCGGTTCTGATTTCATCCTTGCCTTTCATGACTTCCGTTTTGCTCTCCGATTCGCCAGCACTTGCCAGGGAGAGGCGCAACAAGAAGAACATCCCTCTTGACCAATACATTACTACTC AGGATGGATTGAAATACTATGATTTGGTGGAAGGGAAAGGTCCAGTGGCTGAAAAGGGATCAACCGTTcag GTACATTTTGATTGCTTATATCGCGGAATTACCGCGGTATCAAGCCGAGAATCTAAACTTCTTGCTGGAAATCGTATCATTGCTCAG CCATACGAATTTAAGGTGGGAGCTCCACCAGGGAAGGAAAGGAAGCGGGAATTTGTAGACAACCCGAACGGTCTATTCTCTGCACAAGCAGCACCAAAACCTCCACCGGCTATGTACACTATTGTTGAAGGAATGCGTGTTGGTGGAAAG CGAACTGTGATTGTTCCTGCAGAGAGTGGGTATGGTCAAAGGGGAATGAATGAGATTCCG